Proteins encoded by one window of Arenicella chitinivorans:
- a CDS encoding SDR family NAD(P)-dependent oxidoreductase — translation MRNSNKDGLAVVTGASSGIGAVYADRLAALGHPLLLIARRANRLEALAAQLQNQHNIDVETLALDLTSADDLRTLEERLESDNVEVLVNNAGGGGLGPLSSTNGDKMEALVRLNIVAATRLSQAALGGFRQRGKGTLINLGSIIAFWPSATAAVYSGTKNYILNFTRSVAMEFEDTDIRIQVVMPGPVRTEFFSSQGMSDSVFPDEYYITADQLVDAALAGLEQGEIVTNPTMEDPKIWEDMERARANYFASVSSGKVASRYLST, via the coding sequence ATGCGTAATTCAAATAAAGACGGGCTCGCGGTGGTTACGGGTGCGTCTTCTGGTATTGGCGCTGTTTATGCCGATCGGCTGGCAGCACTCGGTCACCCATTATTGCTAATCGCCAGAAGAGCGAATCGTCTAGAGGCATTGGCCGCGCAACTACAAAATCAGCACAACATCGATGTCGAAACGCTGGCGCTCGATCTCACCAGTGCCGATGATCTGCGGACGTTAGAGGAAAGACTCGAGTCGGATAACGTGGAAGTGTTAGTTAACAATGCAGGCGGTGGTGGGCTGGGTCCTTTGTCTTCCACTAATGGCGATAAGATGGAGGCTCTAGTTCGACTGAACATTGTCGCTGCGACGCGTCTTTCTCAAGCCGCGCTTGGTGGCTTTCGTCAACGGGGCAAGGGCACTTTGATTAACCTCGGATCCATCATCGCATTTTGGCCAAGTGCGACGGCGGCGGTATACAGTGGCACAAAGAACTATATTCTCAACTTTACACGCAGTGTTGCCATGGAATTTGAAGACACCGACATTCGCATTCAAGTTGTCATGCCTGGCCCAGTTCGGACCGAGTTCTTTTCGTCGCAAGGGATGAGTGATTCCGTATTCCCAGACGAGTATTATATTACAGCAGATCAACTGGTTGACGCGGCGCTGGCTGGACTCGAACAAGGTGAAATAGTTACCAATCCGACCATGGAAGACCCTAAAATATGGGAAGATATGGAACGTGCTCGCGCTAATTATTTTGCATCCGTCAGCTCTGGCAAGGTCGCGTCGCGCTATTTATCAACTTAG
- a CDS encoding TetR/AcrR family transcriptional regulator encodes MRYQETHREETRRRLISQASIRLRRDGLNAVGLRTLVADAGVTHGAFYAHFSSKSKLVEAAIEEALNETCQLLAEEVRHAAPDNQLEAFVSAYLSEQHWKSLDHGCIVAALAPEIAREDAALRQALTRGSEPIFSLLQNLLPSGGDSASRAARAATIFAGMVGALQLARLHKDPETVKPMLAAARGNAMVAAAQTWT; translated from the coding sequence ATGAGATATCAGGAAACACATCGAGAAGAGACACGGCGTAGGCTGATATCTCAAGCATCCATTCGGCTCCGCCGAGATGGACTTAATGCCGTGGGGCTGCGAACCTTGGTCGCGGATGCCGGTGTCACTCATGGCGCCTTCTACGCGCACTTCTCATCTAAGAGTAAACTGGTCGAGGCCGCCATCGAGGAAGCGCTAAACGAAACCTGTCAATTGCTGGCTGAAGAGGTAAGACATGCTGCGCCTGACAACCAGCTCGAGGCGTTTGTGTCGGCCTATCTTAGTGAACAACATTGGAAGTCACTCGACCATGGTTGTATTGTGGCGGCACTCGCCCCAGAGATTGCGCGCGAAGATGCTGCGCTGCGGCAAGCCCTGACGCGAGGCAGCGAGCCTATATTCTCTCTATTACAGAATCTGCTTCCCAGCGGTGGTGATTCAGCGAGCAGGGCTGCACGCGCAGCAACCATATTCGCAGGAATGGTCGGCGCATTGCAATTGGCTCGTTTGCACAAGGATCCAGAGACCGTTAAGCCAATGCTAGCTGCCGCACGAGGCAATGCCATGGTCGCTGCCGCGCAAACTTGGACGTGA
- a CDS encoding TIGR02466 family protein, whose product MTLTKELFFPTPIYFIDVEDAEALNAFLKTRIYSWREQDATGVQRSNVRQVGAWHSTTTMSSRPEFASFVDLVSAQVQQVFGDQLYAADSHPFCLNMWANINPRQGYNRSHVHPGSLWSGVYYVQAPENCGQLIFQDPRAQVSVMAPSLNESRERGAEHWPEVYHRAVEGRLILFPSWLRHEVEPNMSPLTSPDSDRVSISFNYGQQLVRSKGG is encoded by the coding sequence ATGACCTTGACTAAAGAATTATTTTTTCCAACCCCGATTTACTTCATTGATGTCGAGGACGCAGAGGCGTTAAACGCATTTTTAAAGACGCGTATTTATAGTTGGCGTGAGCAGGATGCCACTGGTGTGCAGCGCTCCAATGTGCGTCAAGTTGGTGCGTGGCATAGTACCACGACGATGTCGTCGCGCCCGGAGTTTGCGTCGTTTGTGGATCTCGTGTCAGCGCAAGTTCAGCAGGTTTTTGGGGATCAATTGTACGCAGCAGATTCACATCCTTTTTGCTTGAACATGTGGGCAAATATTAATCCACGGCAAGGTTACAACCGAAGTCATGTGCACCCAGGATCATTATGGAGTGGTGTGTACTACGTGCAGGCACCAGAGAATTGTGGACAGCTTATTTTTCAGGATCCGCGTGCACAGGTTTCGGTGATGGCACCATCACTGAACGAGTCTCGTGAGCGTGGCGCGGAGCATTGGCCTGAGGTGTATCATCGAGCAGTGGAGGGCAGGTTGATTCTGTTCCCGTCATGGTTACGTCATGAAGTCGAACCCAATATGTCGCCATTAACTAGCCCAGACAGTGATCGAGTCAGCATTAGCTTCAATTACGGTCAGCAATTAGTGCGGAGCAAAGGTGGTTAA
- a CDS encoding PmoA family protein, translated as MSRILRLKFCVSGMFTALFLCGLCGPLNAQVLITHNQSEQKVDVVVNGAYFTSYVYDGTELKKPVLFPVLSASGQTITRGFPIAPRAGERIDHTHHFGIWFNHGDVNGIDFWNAGRTPPKPGVRYGQIKHKSVLESSSGAVGTLVVAKDWIDDNGQVLLEETTHYEFSGDIHRRVLTHTTTVTASNQDIVFHDSKEGLFAIRVARELEIASAKPAILLDLNLKETNEALLDNSQVSGRYLNSRGLEGYPEVWGKRASWMKLSGFVEREPISILIFDSPENINHPPHWMARDYGLFAVNNLGSGVYTEGKENLNFRLNKSEQRTFRNQLIITSGLTLDDATINTWFEEFVGMPW; from the coding sequence ATGAGTCGTATACTCAGGTTGAAATTTTGTGTTAGCGGTATGTTCACCGCCCTATTTCTGTGCGGCCTGTGCGGTCCGCTAAATGCGCAAGTGCTGATCACGCACAATCAGTCTGAGCAAAAGGTGGATGTGGTCGTAAACGGGGCCTATTTTACTTCTTATGTGTACGACGGTACTGAGCTTAAGAAACCAGTGTTGTTCCCTGTACTCAGTGCCAGTGGCCAAACCATTACGCGCGGCTTTCCGATCGCACCCAGAGCCGGAGAACGCATTGATCACACGCACCATTTTGGTATTTGGTTCAATCATGGTGACGTTAATGGAATTGATTTTTGGAACGCCGGTCGTACGCCGCCTAAACCCGGTGTTCGATATGGTCAGATTAAGCATAAATCCGTACTGGAATCGAGCTCCGGCGCTGTCGGCACGCTGGTGGTTGCCAAAGATTGGATTGATGACAATGGCCAAGTACTGCTTGAAGAGACAACTCACTATGAGTTTAGTGGCGATATACACCGCCGTGTCCTTACGCATACCACGACAGTAACCGCGTCCAACCAAGATATTGTATTCCATGATTCCAAAGAGGGATTGTTTGCAATTCGCGTTGCGCGAGAACTCGAAATCGCCAGCGCCAAACCAGCGATACTGTTAGACCTCAACCTTAAAGAGACCAACGAAGCGTTGCTTGATAATTCGCAGGTCAGCGGACGGTATTTAAACAGTCGAGGGCTAGAGGGTTACCCGGAAGTATGGGGTAAACGTGCCAGCTGGATGAAGCTAAGCGGCTTCGTAGAGCGTGAACCAATCAGCATTCTAATTTTTGATTCTCCAGAAAATATTAATCATCCGCCACATTGGATGGCTCGCGACTACGGACTGTTCGCGGTTAACAACCTCGGCAGTGGCGTTTACACCGAAGGGAAAGAAAACCTCAACTTTAGACTTAATAAGTCTGAACAACGAACGTTTAGAAATCAGCTTATCATTACCAGTGGTCTTACTTTGGACGACGCAACCATCAACACGTGGTTTGAGGAGTTTGTCGGGATGCCCTGGTGA
- a CDS encoding JmjC domain-containing protein, which translates to MQLFEAIFQPLSLAEFRQHFDQGKCLVVEGEPTKFDGLVSPDDIERRLNDGCNANQFVQVIKDGARAPNLDSNCAWTPAALKKAAFTQDLRDGFSFMMPNSSQITPGIARLCTELEDFFGDQSMHADVHLYVSTNESGNSYNVHRDLPQHKILLQSHGDAVWQIFEPKQEIPSHMRAMTQEQTQEYLSVASEFTLKQGSLLYMPPGTFHRVVQVSGPRISISIPFYTLKNAQKMDRSRIPFTDLFVRMD; encoded by the coding sequence ATGCAATTGTTTGAAGCAATCTTTCAGCCGCTTTCACTGGCCGAGTTTCGCCAGCATTTCGACCAAGGTAAATGTCTGGTTGTTGAAGGTGAGCCCACTAAATTTGACGGATTGGTCAGCCCAGACGACATCGAACGCCGCTTAAACGATGGCTGCAATGCCAACCAATTCGTGCAAGTAATCAAAGATGGCGCACGCGCGCCGAACTTAGACTCGAATTGTGCCTGGACACCGGCCGCACTCAAAAAAGCCGCGTTTACTCAAGATCTCCGTGATGGTTTCAGTTTCATGATGCCTAATTCGTCGCAAATCACGCCCGGAATCGCCCGCTTATGCACCGAATTGGAAGATTTTTTCGGCGACCAGAGCATGCACGCAGATGTCCACCTGTATGTGTCCACCAACGAGAGCGGAAACTCCTATAACGTGCACCGCGATCTGCCGCAGCACAAAATTTTGTTGCAATCGCATGGTGACGCGGTATGGCAAATTTTTGAACCAAAACAAGAGATTCCGAGTCACATGCGTGCCATGACCCAAGAGCAAACGCAGGAATATTTGAGCGTTGCATCTGAGTTTACGCTCAAACAAGGCAGCCTGTTGTACATGCCTCCCGGCACCTTTCATAGAGTGGTTCAGGTCTCTGGCCCCCGAATTTCGATCAGTATTCCCTTCTATACGTTGAAAAACGCACAAAAAATGGACCGAAGTCGCATTCCATTTACTGACCTTTTCGTTAGAATGGATTGA
- a CDS encoding MBL fold metallo-hydrolase RNA specificity domain-containing protein, producing MTQLTHSHLGKITFLGAALEVTGSCHLLEVNDLRILLDCGMHQGGSAFRRNSGEFDFDPSSIDMVVLSHAHLDHSGALPLLVAQGFSGPIFCTEGTSKLLPILLEDAFHLYERDVFHRNTRLKRAGKQMLELQYHLSDVEQVLSLVKTSRYQQPVQIGDGTQLQFYDAGHILGSSIVELFVTQGEVSKTLVFSGDLGNPDTSLMYDPVKLKQADIVLMESTYGDRNHRSHTATLAEFEGIIEAAGCEDGNILIPAFAVGRTQELLFALGCLYQEGKLDGWQVFLDSPMAKAVTDVYNQCLSRLDRKDTAVMRQYGSLSLQAFLPCLTVSESVEDSILINDRKSKAIIIAGSGMCTGGRIRHHFKQRIWRQNTHIIFVGFQAAGTIGRKLVEGEKRMKFFGEEMVINAQVHTVGGFSAHAGQDELVEWANAFTGKPKFCLVHGEQKAVVALRDALLTRADIDAEIAVKGASVYF from the coding sequence ATGACACAACTTACACATTCACACTTAGGTAAAATCACCTTTCTTGGCGCAGCCCTTGAAGTTACCGGCTCTTGCCATCTTTTAGAGGTTAATGATCTGCGCATTTTGCTGGATTGCGGAATGCACCAGGGCGGCTCGGCATTTCGTCGCAACAGTGGTGAATTTGACTTCGATCCGTCCAGTATCGATATGGTGGTGCTGTCGCACGCACATTTGGATCATTCCGGCGCACTACCGTTATTGGTAGCGCAGGGGTTCAGCGGACCAATTTTCTGTACCGAAGGTACCAGCAAACTGTTGCCCATTTTGCTCGAAGATGCCTTTCATTTGTATGAACGGGATGTGTTTCATCGCAACACACGCCTAAAGCGTGCTGGAAAACAAATGCTGGAATTGCAATACCATCTCAGTGACGTCGAGCAGGTACTATCCTTAGTGAAAACCAGTCGGTATCAACAGCCAGTTCAAATTGGTGATGGGACTCAGCTGCAGTTTTACGATGCGGGCCACATTCTTGGGTCATCTATCGTTGAGCTATTCGTCACGCAGGGAGAGGTTAGCAAGACTCTGGTGTTCTCCGGTGACCTAGGTAACCCCGACACATCGTTGATGTATGATCCCGTCAAACTCAAGCAGGCCGATATTGTGTTGATGGAGTCGACCTATGGGGATCGAAATCATCGAAGTCACACAGCAACGTTGGCCGAGTTTGAGGGGATTATCGAGGCAGCGGGCTGCGAAGACGGCAATATTCTGATCCCAGCGTTTGCGGTCGGCCGTACCCAGGAGCTATTGTTTGCCCTAGGTTGCCTTTACCAAGAAGGCAAATTAGACGGTTGGCAGGTATTTTTGGATAGCCCTATGGCGAAAGCCGTCACCGATGTCTACAACCAGTGCTTATCACGATTGGATCGCAAAGATACAGCCGTGATGCGGCAGTACGGTAGTTTGTCGCTCCAAGCGTTTCTGCCGTGTTTAACCGTGTCTGAATCGGTAGAGGACTCTATCCTGATCAACGACAGGAAGTCTAAGGCAATCATCATTGCCGGTAGCGGGATGTGTACCGGAGGACGAATACGGCATCACTTTAAACAGCGCATTTGGCGGCAAAATACGCATATTATTTTTGTTGGCTTCCAAGCCGCTGGCACGATTGGACGAAAGTTAGTTGAGGGCGAAAAACGGATGAAGTTTTTTGGCGAGGAGATGGTAATCAATGCACAGGTACACACAGTCGGAGGTTTCTCGGCACACGCGGGCCAGGATGAGTTAGTCGAATGGGCGAATGCGTTTACAGGGAAACCAAAGTTTTGCCTCGTCCACGGCGAGCAAAAAGCCGTTGTGGCGCTCAGGGATGCGTTGCTAACTCGCGCCGATATCGATGCAGAGATCGCCGTGAAAGGCGCGAGTGTCTACTTTTGA
- a CDS encoding aminotransferase class V-fold PLP-dependent enzyme, with protein sequence MQRRKFLGISGVAFGATLAAGSAHAGDAGSGHLDASDPIDPADWSALRDLFPLTRDYIQLATFLLASHPRPVTAAIEHHRREFDNNPADYWHAHYQTIDAEIADAAARYMGGTGSQIALTDSTTMGLAMVYSGLKLAPGQEIVQTTHDHYSTDMSLAHRAARTGANVRQISLYDAPSQADLDTILTRLRQGISAKTSVVAVTWVHSSTGVKLPIRAMADVIQKLNAKRAAQDQILFCVDGVHGFGIEDQDISELGCDFFIAGTHKWIFGPRGTGLVWGNDKAWARSEAVIPSFSRSYDVWLGNSTLDQVAIGEHMSPGGFHSFEHRWALPAAFNLHLQLGKAHVQRRIHQLNSQTKEGLANMPHVKLYTPMSSELSSGLVCFDVEGLAPEAVVKQMHRKGIIMSSTPYRQSYARFAPSLLNNETEIDQALAQIASLA encoded by the coding sequence ATGCAACGACGCAAATTCTTAGGCATCTCAGGCGTGGCCTTTGGTGCCACCCTAGCTGCTGGTTCGGCACACGCTGGCGATGCTGGCAGCGGACACTTAGATGCTTCCGACCCGATCGATCCGGCAGACTGGAGTGCTTTACGGGACCTCTTTCCGCTGACACGTGACTACATTCAACTTGCAACCTTTTTACTGGCATCGCATCCACGTCCAGTAACGGCTGCGATTGAACACCATCGACGAGAATTTGATAACAATCCAGCAGATTATTGGCACGCGCATTATCAAACGATCGACGCCGAAATCGCCGACGCCGCTGCCCGCTACATGGGGGGCACTGGGTCACAAATTGCTCTGACCGACAGCACCACAATGGGCTTAGCAATGGTTTATAGCGGGCTTAAGCTTGCGCCAGGGCAAGAAATTGTACAGACAACACACGACCATTACTCCACCGACATGTCGTTGGCGCACCGCGCCGCTCGCACCGGCGCAAACGTCCGTCAAATTAGTTTATACGATGCGCCATCACAGGCTGATCTCGACACGATATTGACACGGCTAAGACAAGGCATCTCTGCTAAAACCAGCGTGGTTGCCGTCACCTGGGTACACTCTTCCACGGGCGTGAAACTACCGATTCGCGCCATGGCGGACGTCATTCAAAAGCTAAACGCAAAACGTGCAGCGCAAGACCAAATTTTGTTTTGCGTGGATGGCGTGCACGGTTTCGGAATTGAAGACCAAGACATCAGTGAGCTCGGCTGCGATTTCTTTATCGCAGGCACACACAAATGGATATTTGGACCACGCGGTACCGGCTTGGTTTGGGGGAACGACAAAGCTTGGGCCCGTTCAGAAGCAGTAATTCCCAGCTTCAGTCGGTCTTACGATGTGTGGTTAGGTAACTCCACGTTAGATCAAGTGGCCATCGGTGAACATATGTCACCGGGCGGGTTTCACTCGTTTGAACATCGGTGGGCACTACCAGCCGCGTTTAACTTGCATTTGCAGCTTGGCAAAGCCCATGTTCAACGGCGCATTCACCAATTAAATAGTCAGACCAAGGAGGGGTTAGCAAACATGCCGCACGTCAAGCTTTACACGCCGATGTCGTCAGAATTGTCGTCCGGTCTCGTCTGCTTCGATGTGGAGGGGCTTGCGCCGGAAGCGGTAGTCAAACAAATGCATCGCAAAGGCATCATCATGAGCAGTACGCCCTATCGACAAAGCTATGCCCGATTTGCCCCGAGCCTGTTGAATAATGAGACCGAGATTGATCAGGCTTTGGCACAAATTGCGTCGCTGGCTTGA
- a CDS encoding DUF2182 domain-containing protein yields MTDVIQTRRRISCGVLCLSAVAWVYLTLWSRTDPVEFTGATESLAGAMCINGVLIAQSGFTSPLTLLTGASMFGWAIMIVAMMFPTLIAPLTHLAQRSFRNKRAALIALFLMTYLYLWILAGTLLLFGARALRQAFSDTPAGLIMLVLTLALVWQCSPSKQQCLNRNHLHPALRAYGIGSYLDAVRFGLWHGFWCVGSCWALMLLSTVFVVAHQPVMLLLTFIMLTESMQVPTKPAWEWRLVPSRKLRRLVAP; encoded by the coding sequence ATGACTGATGTCATCCAGACACGCCGCCGCATTAGCTGCGGCGTGTTGTGCTTGAGTGCGGTAGCTTGGGTATATTTGACCCTATGGTCACGAACCGATCCGGTCGAATTTACAGGCGCCACCGAATCACTCGCCGGTGCGATGTGTATTAATGGTGTTTTGATCGCGCAGTCTGGTTTTACGTCGCCACTGACGCTGCTCACCGGTGCAAGCATGTTTGGTTGGGCAATTATGATTGTCGCAATGATGTTCCCCACCTTAATCGCCCCGCTCACACACCTTGCACAGCGAAGTTTCCGCAATAAACGTGCTGCGCTGATAGCCTTGTTTTTAATGACATATCTTTACCTCTGGATACTCGCTGGCACGTTGTTGTTGTTCGGCGCACGGGCGCTTAGACAGGCGTTCAGTGACACACCAGCCGGGCTGATCATGCTTGTACTGACGCTTGCCCTAGTATGGCAATGTTCACCGTCTAAGCAACAGTGCTTGAATCGCAACCATCTGCATCCAGCGCTGCGCGCGTACGGGATTGGAAGCTATCTTGATGCTGTGCGCTTTGGTCTTTGGCATGGTTTCTGGTGTGTCGGCTCATGTTGGGCACTCATGCTGCTGTCAACGGTCTTTGTGGTGGCACATCAGCCAGTGATGCTGCTACTCACTTTTATCATGCTGACTGAGAGTATGCAGGTGCCAACCAAGCCAGCTTGGGAATGGCGATTGGTTCCGAGCCGCAAACTACGTCGTCTTGTCGCGCCATAG